From Aegilops tauschii subsp. strangulata cultivar AL8/78 chromosome 5, Aet v6.0, whole genome shotgun sequence:
taccatgattgaagatgaatagatcggaaGTTTATCCCGCAAAAAAATAATATACCTATAAattgcatatatatatatatatatatatatatatatgcagtAAAGGCCCTTTCCGGAGCTCCGTAGAACTTTCCACACGTATAGATTTTACCAATTCATTTTACTAGGCACAGACGATTTCAGTTGGTGGCCTGGTCACTAGAACTTGTATGATCAGCATATTTGAATCAGTGAAAAATATGGAAGATATCAGTGAGCATATTTACATTAGTTTCAAACCCACATTCGCTAATAAACTTCTGTAACAAATCCCTTCAGCTGGGCACATACAGTTAGTATGCCTTCTTCATGTAGAGCCCTGGGTGGATGATGACCGGCTTCGCCCTCCCTCTGAAACCTAAACAAGCAGATTCACAAACCAACAAGTGCACTGCGTACCTTGAATCATTTAGTTCATTATAGTTGAGTGCCCTTTTTCAATGATCTACATTTCATCAGAGATAAAAGGAGGCACTGGCACAGAAAAGTGATTTATGGCACCACAGTTGTAGTTAACTCCATCAATAAAACCTCACCAGTTTCAAGAGGAACAATAGATTTATTCATGTCCTCGTGCTAGTTGGCGCCTAGGCGCGCCTGGAGGTTCCTTGCCAGGATCCCCTCGAAGGTGATCCCCGGCCCGAACGCCAGTATGAGCCCCCACTCACACTCCTGACCcccctccggctccggctccggctccggcgccTCCGCCCTCTGCCTGCTCTCCTCCACCATGTTCTCCAGCACGTACACGATGGTGTTGCTGCTCGCGTTCCCAAAGTCCCGGAGCGCGCTCCGGCTCGCGCGCAGCTTCCCGCCGTCCAGCCCCAGCCGCCCTTCCATCTTGGTCAGGATCGCCGGGCCCCCGGGGTGCACCGCCCAGAACATCTTGTCATAGGTCAACATGTTGTCACCctccgcagcagcagcagcagggtgCTCCTTGATGAGCTTCTGGCAGAAGGACTCCACGTGCGCCTCGATGATGTGGGGGAGCTCGCGCCCCAGCTGGAACTTGATGCCCTCCTCCGTCAGCCGGCCGTCGATGGTCTTCTCGGTGTCGGGGAGGAAGCGCTGCAGCGCCGAGTGGAGCTCGAAGAGCGGGCGCTCCAGGGGGGTCGGGTCGGTGCCGACGACGGCCGCGCCCGCGCCGTCGCCGAAGAGCGCCACCCCGACGAGGTCGTAGGGCCGGTCGGGGCTGGGCGGGCGGAACCCGGCCACGGTGGTCTCGGAGGTGGCCAGCAGGACGCGCGCGCCCGGGCAGCTCTCGGCCAGGCCCTTGGCGACGCGGAGGCCCGCCACTCCGCCGGAGCACCCCGTGAAGGCCAGCATGACGCGGCGGACGTCCGGGCTGAGCCCCAGGGCGCGCGCCAGGTGCAGGTCCCCGCCGGGGAACCGCGCCTCGCTGGACGAGACGTAGACGAGGTGGGTGATCGCCGAGAGGTCGCCGCCCCACGCCTTGACGCAGGCCAGCGACGCCTCGGTGGCCATCTGCGTCACCGCCTTGTTGGAGATGTCCAGCCGCTGCTTCATCGTCGGCAAGCCCTCCTGGGCCAGCTCCGGGTAGCTCTTGAGGATCTCGTCCGACATCACCACGTACCTCGTCTTCACCGTCGTCGTCTTGCCTGCATTGCATTCATATATATACTCATTATGCATTCATATATATACTCATTATGCATGGGCTTTCTTCCTGAAAATTAATGGATCTTACGTACATAGCCTGGCGAGCTTCTCCTTGAGCTCGGGGTCGTTGCAGTTGGTGTTCCTCATGAAGCCCTCGACGACGTAGTCTTGCATGACGAGCTGCTGCGGGAAAGCGTGGCCCAGGGCGAGGATCGTGGCCTTGCCGGGGTTGGGGGCCAGGCACGTGGCCTGCTGCTGCTTGTTCGCCGCCGTCGTCGTGTCGACGTCGACATCCCTAGCGCTCACCATGGTCGTCGTGTGAGGAGGATCGGATTGATGCAAGAGGATGGAACCTCAGTGCCGGAGGGGCAGTGGGAGGGTTAATTAGCTGCTGGTGGTCCGGAGATTTGAAGACTATATATACATACTCTCTTCTTGTTTCATCCTGATTTTGCTAGCTTTAATTACTTATATGTATCATGCAACCTGTGTAGTTAGTTGAGAGGCACCAAGTGCATGCATGGCAACAAGCAAGGTTGGTGGCCAGCAAGCAGATAACCTACAGGTTGTTTACTGGTAGCGCTGCGTCGGCTGTAACAACAACACCTAAATTAGAATTAGACTCTTCGTGTATATATGTATCCAGTGTGGCCTCAACTGCAAATAACTGAAACAGGTAAGCACTAAGCACATGGTGTCTCTTCCGAATTCAGTATCAGCGCCAGGTACATGCTTGCTTGCTGCTGCTTGGGGATGGGTATTTCCTGGGCCTTGACATCCGCTATTTCTCAATCAATCTGCAACTTTGCCAACCGACAGCGGATATTCTCTTGGTCTGCCCCATGGTTTTTTCAGACTCAGTTCTGCATGATCATCGGTAGTTGTCAGTTTTATCTTCCATGGTCTCCCGATGTTTTCGAAGAAGTGGCGAACTCTCAATGGAACCATTCTTGTCTGGATTTTTTTCTAGGTCTTCCTTCACGATTGATCTTGCCGTACGCAATCATTGACTGATGACCATGTGCCTATCCAAAGGGTGCTACGTGGCACCAAACTTGAATGATACCTCTTCTAATCAGTGTCACACTATGTTTACGGTAAGAAGAACCAGGAGGGTGAGCAGCAGGATACCGCAGCAGATAGAAGATCGTGATCAGCTCCAAGTACCCCATAAGTAAATTCAGTAAATTCTTACATTACAAAAGGAAAACAAAACATTCTTacattttctcttttctttttttgattaaaatatcTATTATATTTTCATGAAATTATATACATTGCACATTAACTTATTGCATCAAAAGAGTTGTATATACAAGAACATATACATCGCATATTAAAAGACAAGCGATGATGGCATTTTTCTAATTGCTAAATTTGGCTGTGAACCAAACATTTCTCCAGATAGTCTTACAATGCACACAGACAGTGGATAATAAGATGAGGAATAAACTATTTTGATGTCACGACTGACAACAAAAGAGTTACTGCTCCGTAGTTCATAATCATCAGCCAGCTGATCATAAACTCGCAATTTAcaggagaaaactcctttttgaACCAAATTTAACGGAGAAAGGTGAAAGAGGGCAAGAATACGAGATCAGATTTTGTACCGCTCTGGACGCAATCCCCCGGCGACTCGTTGAACAGGCAGACCTGGAAGCCCTTGTTGCCCTCTTCCCCTTCCGGCTGGAGCGGCGCGGCCATTGCCTGCGAGGGGGGCTCCCAACCGGCGAGTGCTGGACGGGGGATGAAGAAAAAACAGCTACCATATATTTTAATTGGAGAAGTCCATTAAATTAATAAAATCACACATTTTAGAAATGTTACGAATTAAAAACACGAATTTAGAAAAAAAAATTGTGGATGCCAAAcaatgttcacaaattttaaaaattCCATGgactttaaaaatgttcatgacttTTATTTTTTTGATGAATTCAGAAAAATGCTCGTGAATTCAGAAAATTCTTCATAGTTTTTCCAATTGTTTATGACTATTAATAAATTTTCATGAtttaaaattctaaaaatgaaaTGATAAAGATACAACAAAACAAATAGAACAAAAGCAGGAAAGAGTATTAAAAAACAATGAAAAATACAGAAAAGATAGAAAAACAAATAATCATGCACTACTTTCTCAAAGCTGGAATAATCAGCCAGCCTCGCGACACATATAAAATGTTGTGAATTTAAAACATGAATTCAGAAGAATATTCATCAGATTCTAAACAATGTTCGTGAATTTGAAAAAGTTTTGCAAATTTTAAAATATTTACAAACTTTAAAAATGTTAATGAactttaaaaatattcatgaatttggaATTCATAAAATTGAAAAAATATTCGTGAATTCTAAAAAACTAAATCATATTTTTTTTTAGAATTATGCATGAATTTTAATAAAATATTCATGAATAAAAATGtgaaaaaataaaatgaaaactaaaaaaaataaaaagggaaaaacAAATAGGAAAAAAAAAAGCTGGCATTGTTTGCTTTGGTTGTGTTTTGTTCTTGGGTTTAGCACACAAGTTTTATTTGCTTCATGACTTGTGCGTGAGAATTGGTAAGAGAGTCGACTCTCTTTTCAACATAACTACGCGTTAATcagaaccatgtctattagtagaTGGTCAAACTTTAAGGTTTTACAGCATAACGAGGGCCAACAATCCACATACGGTTATTGTCAGGCGACTTAGTCCATAATGGAAGCTAAACTAGATCACTAGCTTTTGGCCAACGCTCTTCGGCTCTCCAGAGACATCTACCCCACTCCCACATAGTGTGGCATTATGATTAGAGAGGATCCAATCCTCCCCAAATGTTTTCCCTTGAAAATGATCTGTCACTTCTTTATTGTCACCATAAACGGTCACCACATTTGCTTAGTGTCAGTCCAAGGTGCATTGTTAAAATCACGGGCATTCATAGTTTTTCAAATGCACCATAAAACACAAGCATGGACCGGATTAAGGACAATGTGATTCTAATTAGCAGGACTCGGTTCCTGGGTTGAAACAGGAGAAATTAGACAAAATGGTCCCAAATTTGTTTTGCTACCACACATTCAAAGAGTATATGTCCACTAGTTTCATGCTCAAAGAAGAAAACACAGACgtgaaccaacctgtggttggatggttagagagaccacggtatccccagcccaccagggtttaagtcctggtgctcgcattattcTTGGATTTGTTTCAGGACtttgtaaatttcaagatgacatgccggctcagtctcttgaagagcgcttgcgtctgtactgatGTTTAAAAAAGAGGTAGCATGTAATTAGTTATAAATCTTGTCCGACTAGTATTCAGTTTGCCTACCTCCCGTGATTTTGCCTATAACCGAACGTGACTGAACATGTGCCGGACACGAATCCGACACCGGCCATGTATCGCACAGGGTCGAGTGTTTAAATTCTCACGCAGCAAACCAAACCAAGCACAAGCACTCGGCGCAGATAGATCGATTGCAAGAACTCGAGCTTCTGGTCTAACTCAGGGCGAGCCGGCGATCGATTCGTCGCAACTCACGGCGAGGCAGCAGACCATGGAGGCggtgaagaagaagcagctggaggcgGCGGAGAAGCTGTTCGCGGCCGGCgacctgaggaaggccaagatgCACGTCGACatggctgtggccatggaccgcTCCGGGGCCTGCCCTGAGGCCCAGCGTGCGCGCGCCGCCTACAGGGTCCTCGCCGCCGCCAACAGCAACAAGGGCGACCACTACGGCGTCCTCGGCGTCGCGGCGCCGCCCGGCGGCAGGCCCACCAAGGAGTCCCACGACGCCGTGAAGACCCAGCACAAGGCGCTCTGCGACGCGTTCGAGGCCGACAAGTCGAGCGCGGCCGTCGCCGGCGCGCTCAAGCTCGTCAAGCAGGCGTTCGCGGCGCTCACGGACATCAGGAAGAACGAGGGCGCGGTGCCGGGGGCGGCCCGCGCGGCCGCGCCAGCTCGCCACCGCCTGCCGCCGCTGCTCCCGGTGCCGCGTCCCAAGGCCAAGCCGGCCGCCGCGCCCGTGCGGGTGGTCGTGGTGGGCGAGCAGCAGGTCGCGGCCGATTAcccggctgctgctgctgccttcGTGGACGAGCCGGTGGCGCCGGAGCAGAAGGTGCACGGCGTGGTGgcagacgaggaggaggaggaggaggactactacgccggcggtggcggccgcGGTGGACGTCGTTAAGGCCTAGTCAATTATGACCCACTATACGAGTTATAAATCGTTACTACTGTAGTATAGTACATTGTTTGTTTGTGTTTCTTCTTCAGTTGGGTAGATCTACCATATAGTATGTACCTTGGTTTGATTCATAGCTCGTGATGATCCTTCAAATTTGTAATAGAATTTGCTTTTTTTATGATCCGGATATATAGTAGAATTGAATTGATGATCAAAAGTTTCACGTTTAAACTGTGTGGTGCATACGGTTGGCAAACGGATGTAGCGAGGCTACTCAAGGAGTAGAATCCGTTTGCTTGTGATTCTTCTTCATAACTTGTGATGATCATGAGAATTTGTAGTAGAATTTTCCGTTATGATCCGAATCGGTAGTAGAATTGATGTTCGAAGCTTTTTTGTTTAAACCATGTGGTATATACAGTTGGCTATCTCAAAACCTATCGACAAACGGATGAAGCGAGGCTAATCAAGATGCTCTGAGTAATACTCCCTTTGTCCCATAATAGGGATGTTATTACATCCAATATGAGAAAAACATGAAATTTCTACGATTATTCACTTGATAAAAAACATGACATGTGGGGCTCACGTGTCGGTGACCAGAGCAACAGCTCCACTCTTTtcggtttttttttcttttctgtctAACTCTTTGTTCAAACAGAGTGGTGAAGCTAGGCCAGGCTAGGTGGATACGACGTAGCCTAGCTAGGTAAGGGCGACGACGATGAGCTTGATCTTCATAGCGTGAAAATAGGGCTTAAACTTAATTAACTCATACTACGGGCATCTCTTGAGTAATTATTCTATAACTCTCTAAATTTCTCTCAAAATATTAACTCGTCAAATAATGAGAAGTTAAAAAAAGTGTGAGCTAGCCCTTCTCTCCCAATAACTTTGTGCACCATATGGAAGCCTCTCGAGTTCCCCTTCCTCCCCATGTGTAGCAAAAAATCCCCTGCATCCCGCCTACTACCTCGACCACCTCCGTCGGATCCGCAACGTCGTCAACTCCAACATCCCACCTGTGCCAGTCGTGTCATCTGTGGCACACACAACCACCAGCACACAGGGGCCTCCCTACGCACCATTGTGGTGTCCTCAACACACATTTCGCTCGGGACCGTGGGGCCGGATGTGCCACCGCATTGACATCCACTGCCGCTTCCTGGCCTCCTTCGTCCAAGATGATGACCAACAACACCTTGGGGTGCATCATCGAGCTCATCGTGGCCAGGGGTTCATGTGTAGGGAGACGCAAGGGGCTCGTTGAGGTGCAAGGATGTACACGCGCCCGATGATGGTACCCATAACGCGTCTATGGTTGCCATCCTTAGGTCAGGGCCCAGGGAGGGCGCTATGCCACCATGCAGAGGGAGCGTCGAAGGTGTGCTGTGCGGTGCCTAGAGAAGTAGGGAATGGACGCTAGCGAGGTGGTCGGGGGCGGGGAATGGCGGCAGCTTGCTCGGAAGACAGGGGGTGTGTCGATTGTGCGTGGGAAGAACGAGGAGGGGGGAAGGGGGGGAGTATTTAGGGAGATATTGCTCGGCTGCTCAAATTTGTTGTGGACAGGGGATGTTTGAGGCTCAACTCAAACTTTTAAGAGTTAAACTTTGGACCCGCTAACGAATGTCAATTTGTAGGCACGATAAATCAAATGTTTTTCATAATAATTATGTTTGTCGGGGAAGAAAAGTTCAGTTGGCGAGCATGGTTAATCCACCTCTATTCATTTTTTTGCTAGAAAATTGCCGTGTTTGCAAATTAAATTTGCCATCATCGCACCAATATGAATTGCCATGAAAAACACTGGATTTGCCATGCCTAAAATCTGACCAAAAACTTTTAGGAAAGTGCTAAGAAAGAGTGAAGTTCTCAAAAGAGAAATTTTCGAAGAGCTACATCTGATGAGCAGACCAACTACCAGGGGCGTTGAATCCATGGCATGGCATGTGACGTGACATTATCGGATCGATCACGAGAACCAGTAATATAGTAGTAATATATTATAGAATCAACGATTGAGACTTAAATTTTCTGTTCAAGCTGTGGACGAAGCTAGGATGATATGCTATGGCTACTTGCAGTGGTCTCTATGGCAGATGGAGAGGACGATGATGAGGATGATGGCGACGACGATGCCGGCGACGATGAGCTTGATCTTCATGTTCTGGTACCACATCCTTCGGCGGAGCCGCGTGCCCTCGGTCCTGAAATCCATGGCATGGTCGTGGAGCTGCTCAGTCCTCGTCACCAGGCCGTCGATCTGCTCCCCGCGATCGATCACCTGATGATCCCACGAGCACCATACATACAAACCATTGTCGATGTCGTCATTTGAAAGATGAAATTAACAAGCAAAC
This genomic window contains:
- the LOC109755979 gene encoding type III polyketide synthase B, translating into MSDEILKSYPELAQEGLPTMKQRLDISNKAVTQMATEASLACVKAWGGDLSAITHLVYVSSSEARFPGGDLHLARALGLSPDVRRVMLAFTGCSGGVAGLRVAKGLAESCPGARVLLATSETTVAGFRPPSPDRPYDLVGVALFGDGAGAAVVGTDPTPLERPLFELHSALQRFLPDTEKTIDGRLTEEGIKFQLGRELPHIIEAHVESFCQKLIKEHPAAAAAEGDNMLTYDKMFWAVHPGGPAILTKMEGRLGLDGGKLRASRSALRDFGNASSNTIVYVLENMVEESRQRAEAPEPEPEPEGGQECEWGLILAFGPGITFEGILARNLQARLGAN